The genomic window ATAAAGTAGCCGGCGATGATTCCTGGAGATAAAAATGGTAAGATAATATTTTTTACTACTTGGAAATTGTTTGCACCTAAATCTCTCGCAGCATCTACCATCGAGTCGTTCATTTCTTGTAACTTTGGCAAGACCATCAAAACAACGATTGGGATACTAAAGGCGATATGTGAAAGCAACACACTTTGAAATCCTAAGCCAAAGCCTAATAGCGTAAAGAAAATCAGGAAGCTTGCACCGATGATCACATCAGGCGAAACGAGCAAAATGTTGTTCATACTCAATAATGCAGTTCGTGCCTGACGTTTTTTTGTGTAATAGATCCCCATCGCGCCAAACGTTCCGATGATCGTTGCGATCAATGCGGATAAGAATGCCAACATAAACGTATTCAATACGATAATGATCAGTCGTGTATCTTCGAATACTGCTTGATAGTTTTCCCAAGTAAAGCCGGTAAAACTATTCATTGTTCCGCCTTCATTGAAGGAGTAGAATATCAAGTAAAAAATCGGCAAGTACAACAACAGAAAAACAACCGCTAAATAAAGGTATGACCATTTGAATTTTTTTCTCATGAGCGGCCTCCTTTTTTCTTCTCAC from Enterococcus sp. DIV1094 includes these protein-coding regions:
- a CDS encoding ABC transporter permease gives rise to the protein MRKKFKWSYLYLAVVFLLLYLPIFYLIFYSFNEGGTMNSFTGFTWENYQAVFEDTRLIIIVLNTFMLAFLSALIATIIGTFGAMGIYYTKKRQARTALLSMNNILLVSPDVIIGASFLIFFTLLGFGLGFQSVLLSHIAFSIPIVVLMVLPKLQEMNDSMVDAARDLGANNFQVVKNIILPFLSPGIIAGYFMAFTYSLDDFAVTFFVTGNGFTTLSVEIYSRARQGISLEINALSALVFLFSMVLVIGYYFISKENRPKRLKKNRRNREEVARLR